In Deltaproteobacteria bacterium, a genomic segment contains:
- the flgF gene encoding flagellar basal-body rod protein FlgF, translating into MQASMYSGLFGAMTQEARLDVIANNLANANTTGFKKDNLAFRNTFRLYAHDRIDPNRALQDDIPWVKDEQLSMTRIGRHHVDFSQGGLRRTDNELDLALNGEGFLKVRTPDGDFYTRSGQFQLNAAGQVASASGNLLLGQAGPMTLEEGSRVQIDNSGGVYVNGELVDTLDVVSFEDLRVLEKIGDNLFRVRPEVMAQEIPAEGTMIEQGALESSNVEVVREMVNMIETLRIFEACQKSMQDSLQNDQKVMTEVGKTR; encoded by the coding sequence ATGCAGGCAAGTATGTACAGCGGCCTTTTCGGGGCCATGACCCAGGAAGCACGCCTGGACGTGATCGCCAACAATTTGGCCAACGCCAACACCACCGGCTTCAAGAAGGACAATTTGGCCTTCAGGAACACGTTCCGGCTCTACGCCCACGACAGAATCGATCCCAACAGAGCGCTTCAGGACGACATCCCCTGGGTCAAGGATGAGCAATTGTCCATGACCCGAATCGGTCGCCACCACGTGGACTTTTCCCAGGGCGGACTCAGGAGGACGGACAACGAGCTCGATCTGGCCCTGAACGGTGAGGGATTCCTCAAAGTCCGTACCCCTGATGGGGATTTCTACACCCGTAGCGGCCAGTTCCAGCTGAACGCTGCCGGCCAGGTGGCGTCGGCCTCCGGAAATCTCCTTCTGGGACAGGCCGGGCCCATGACCCTCGAAGAAGGGAGCCGGGTCCAGATCGACAACTCCGGAGGCGTGTACGTCAACGGCGAACTGGTCGACACCCTTGATGTGGTCAGCTTCGAGGACCTCAGGGTCCTGGAAAAAATCGGGGACAACCTCTTCCGGGTCAGGCCCGAGGTCATGGCCCAGGAAATCCCGGCCGAGGGGACCATGATCGAACAGGGGGCACTGGAGAGTTCGAACGTCGAGGTGGTCCGGGAAATGGTCAACATGATCGAGACCCTGCGCATCTTCGAGGCCTGTCAAAAAAGCATGCAGGACAGTTTGCAGAACGACCAGAAGGTCATGACCGAGGTCGGCAAGACCAGATAG
- the flgG gene encoding flagellar basal-body rod protein FlgG gives MIRSLWTGASGMIAQQLSIDVIANNLANVNTTGFKKSRAEFEDLMYQNLKIAGVQNVNGDRLPTGIQIGLGVRPTDVHKIFTQGDFKHTGNPLDIVIQGDGFFLLNVNGEEAYTRAGAFKPDADNRLVNANGYPLQPEFTIPNEATNFVVTEDGRISALDSAGNELASVDIQIYTFINPAGLKAMGRNLYLAAEGSGDPIEGTPGTDNFGTLAQGYLESSNVELVDEMVSMIVGQRAYEINSKTVTTSDEMLKMAMQLKR, from the coding sequence ATGATACGATCCCTGTGGACGGGCGCTTCGGGAATGATCGCCCAACAATTGAGCATCGACGTTATCGCCAACAACCTGGCCAACGTGAACACGACCGGGTTCAAGAAAAGCCGAGCCGAGTTCGAAGACCTCATGTACCAGAACCTGAAAATCGCCGGAGTCCAGAACGTCAACGGTGACCGCCTGCCCACGGGCATCCAGATCGGCCTGGGCGTCCGGCCCACGGACGTGCACAAAATCTTTACCCAGGGCGACTTCAAACACACCGGCAACCCGCTGGACATCGTCATTCAAGGTGACGGGTTCTTTCTCCTCAACGTCAACGGTGAGGAAGCTTACACCAGGGCCGGGGCCTTCAAACCCGATGCCGACAACCGACTCGTCAACGCCAACGGATACCCTCTACAGCCCGAATTCACCATACCCAATGAGGCCACAAATTTTGTCGTAACTGAAGACGGTCGTATAAGCGCCTTGGACTCGGCCGGGAATGAGCTAGCCTCCGTGGACATCCAAATCTATACATTCATCAACCCTGCCGGATTGAAGGCCATGGGCCGCAACCTCTACCTGGCCGCCGAAGGGTCAGGAGACCCCATCGAAGGCACGCCGGGCACCGACAACTTCGGCACTCTGGCCCAGGGCTATCTGGAATCCTCCAATGTCGAACTGGTGGATGAGATGGTCAGCATGATCGTCGGCCAGAGGGCCTACGAGATCAACTCCAAGACCGTGACCACCTCGGACGAAATGCTCAAGATGGCCATGCAGCTCAAGAGGTAG